The Scyliorhinus torazame isolate Kashiwa2021f chromosome 17, sScyTor2.1, whole genome shotgun sequence genome includes a window with the following:
- the pgp gene encoding glycerol-3-phosphate phosphatase — protein sequence MAADCVHLSGPLCSQVVASVDALVFDCDGVLWKGESPIPGAVQLINRLQERGKRVFFLTNNSTKSRQMYGEKLRGLGFEARPEQVFGTAPCAALYLKQEARLQGSVYLIGGAALRGELQAQGIACTGSGPGPELTSEPMHVWLAEPLDPAVGAVLVGFDEHFTYMKLCRATRYLRNPACIFLATNTDTLLPLEGGGIPGTGCLVKAVEAAANRTAHVIGKPSTFMFECMVKEHGVDLNRTIMVGDRLDTDILMGSNCGLRTILTLTGVSTLEEVRAHQESDAPDRHKLVPNYYVDSVADLLPALD from the exons ATGGCCGCTGATTGCGTTCACTTATCGGGGCCTCTTTGCTCTCAGGTTGTGGCTTCAGTCGATGCTCTGGTGTTTGACTGCGATGGGGTGCTGTGGAAAGGGGAGAGCCCGATTCCCGGGGCTGTGCAGCTGATTAACCGGCTGCAGGAGCGGGGGAAGCGGGTTTTTTTCCTGACCAACAACAGCACCAAGAGCCGGCAGATGTACGGGGAGAAGCTGCGGGGCCTGGGCTTCGAGGCTCGGCCTGAACAGGTCTTTGGCACCGCGCCCTGCGCCGCCCTTTACCTGAAGCAAGAGGCCAGGCTCCAAGGCTCCGTCTACCTGATCGGCGGCGCGGCCCTCCGCGGGGAGCTGCAGGCCCAGGGCATCGCCTGCACCGGCTCCGGGCCTGGTCCCGAGCTCACTTCCGAGCCTATGCACGTTTGGCTGGCCGAGCCCCTCGACCCCGCTGTGGGCGCCGTGCTGGTCGGCTTCGACGAGCATTTCACTTACATGAAGCTGTGCCGGGCCACCCGCTACCTGCGGAATCCCGCCTGCATCTTCCTGGCCACAAATACCGATACCCTGCTCCCGCTGGAGGGAGGCGGCATCCCGG gcaCAGGCTGCTTGGTGAAGGCAGTCGAAGCAGCAGCGAATCGCACTGCTCATGTCATCGGCAAGCCCAGCACCTTTATGTTTGAGTGTATGGTGAAAGAGCATGGCGTCGATCTGAACAGGACAATCATGGTGGGGGATCGGCTGGACACCGACATCCTCATGGGGTCTAACTGTGGCCTCCGCACCATCCTGACTCTGACTGGTGTTTCCACCCTAGAAGAGGTGAGGGCACATCAAGAAAGTGATGCCCCCGACCGCCACAAGCTGGTTCCCAACTATTATGTGGACAGCGTAGCTGACTTGCTTCCAGCATTGGATTGA